The proteins below are encoded in one region of Natronobacterium texcoconense:
- a CDS encoding 30S ribosomal protein S6e: protein MASFTVVVGDPDSGMTYQLEAEEQDANRFIGKSIGEEVEGDAVGLDGYTLEITGGSDEAGRPLNGDVPGANLKEVLMSERQTGYHPSRDGERRRITVRGRELSDAVAQVNASIVERGSTDVDELLGEDDE, encoded by the coding sequence ATGGCAAGTTTCACTGTCGTCGTCGGTGATCCCGACTCCGGGATGACCTACCAGCTCGAGGCCGAAGAACAGGATGCAAACCGGTTTATCGGCAAGTCGATCGGCGAAGAAGTCGAGGGCGACGCCGTCGGACTCGACGGCTACACCCTCGAGATCACCGGTGGCTCCGACGAAGCCGGCCGTCCCCTCAACGGAGACGTCCCCGGAGCGAACCTGAAGGAAGTGCTCATGAGCGAGCGCCAGACGGGATACCACCCGAGTCGCGACGGCGAGCGTCGCCGTATCACGGTGCGCGGTCGCGAACTTTCGGACGCCGTCGCACAGGTCAACGCCTCGATCGTCGAACGCGGAAGCACCGACGTCGACGAACTGCTCGGCGAAGACGACGAGTAA
- a CDS encoding BAR domain-containing protein — MTTDPDDLELSDEEADALHHMQLGIEYVHRAYGSLLEFHHQLGHAMDRMSDAEDELRAAGHEEWADSLQNDHLPAGAISDQWTFELVEEFSTEFMDDVVAFEDAVREELADGLDHVTERQQKRRLRERADGDAASDSPVEE; from the coding sequence ATGACGACCGATCCCGACGACCTCGAGTTGAGCGACGAGGAAGCCGACGCGCTCCACCACATGCAACTGGGAATCGAGTACGTTCACCGGGCGTACGGCTCGTTGCTCGAGTTCCACCACCAGCTCGGACACGCGATGGATCGGATGAGCGACGCCGAGGACGAACTCCGGGCGGCCGGCCACGAGGAGTGGGCCGACAGCCTCCAGAACGACCACCTGCCGGCGGGGGCGATCAGCGATCAGTGGACGTTCGAACTCGTCGAGGAGTTCTCGACGGAGTTCATGGACGACGTCGTCGCATTCGAGGACGCGGTCCGGGAGGAACTGGCGGACGGCCTCGATCACGTAACCGAACGCCAGCAGAAACGCCGACTGCGCGAGCGCGCCGACGGCGATGCGGCGTCGGACTCGCCCGTCGAAGAGTAA
- a CDS encoding flavodoxin domain-containing protein yields the protein MATVLVAYGSSEGQTETVAERIVEVLETEGLDATLVDLKRRSGAFEPATVDSIVVGASIHAGSHQQYVADFVRDHRSTLNRCPSAFFSLSLSAASEDAEAQATADDLLEEFLEETGWNPDGTLAVAGALKYSEYGFFKRFVMRWIGGRASGDTDTSRDYEYTDWDEVESFARQFATLIRTDA from the coding sequence ATGGCGACGGTCCTCGTCGCCTACGGCTCGAGCGAGGGTCAGACCGAGACGGTCGCCGAACGGATCGTCGAGGTTCTCGAGACGGAGGGTCTCGACGCGACGCTCGTCGACCTGAAACGTCGCTCTGGTGCCTTCGAACCGGCAACGGTCGACAGCATCGTCGTCGGCGCGTCGATTCACGCGGGCTCACACCAGCAGTACGTCGCCGACTTCGTTCGCGACCACCGCTCGACGCTGAACCGATGTCCGTCGGCGTTTTTCTCGCTCAGCCTCTCTGCGGCTTCCGAGGACGCCGAGGCGCAGGCGACCGCCGACGACCTGCTCGAGGAGTTTCTCGAGGAGACCGGCTGGAACCCGGACGGGACGCTGGCGGTCGCAGGCGCGCTCAAGTACAGCGAGTACGGCTTCTTCAAACGGTTCGTGATGCGCTGGATCGGTGGCAGGGCGAGTGGCGATACCGATACCTCACGGGACTACGAGTACACCGACTGGGACGAAGTCGAGTCGTTCGCACGGCAGTTCGCGACGTTGATTCGGACGGACGCCTGA
- a CDS encoding MBL fold metallo-hydrolase, producing the protein MDVEFLGGAREIGRSAILVDDSLLLDFGMDSGNPPSFPIDEVDPEAVVVSHGHLDHVGSIPTLLSGDARPTIHWTRPTNELTGVLARDTLRLHGGTYDCPFTETEVARLAQVSETHGYRDPFEAAGYEVTFFDAGHVPGSAHVLIDDGDTRLLYTGDFHTEEQRLLSGTTARPDADVVICESTYSDVSRPPREEIEAEFVESIEETIWGGGTVVVPAFAIGRTQEVLCLCEEHDLECYVDGMGKRVTEIFLREGNREFLRDPDLLRRAKGNARFVDGRDGQRKRIAEQNTVIVTTSGMLHGGPAMTYVPAIRSHPANKIAMTGYQVEGTPGRELLETGSAVIDDRSMRVSAQVEQYDFSAHADREGLLDFLDAYHDSEVLVNHGDRCEAFAEELRADGFDASAPELGERLEV; encoded by the coding sequence ATGGACGTCGAGTTTCTCGGGGGTGCACGCGAGATCGGTCGAAGCGCGATCCTCGTCGACGACAGTCTCTTGCTGGATTTCGGGATGGATTCGGGGAATCCACCGTCGTTTCCGATCGACGAGGTCGACCCAGAGGCCGTGGTCGTTAGCCACGGCCACCTCGATCACGTCGGCTCGATCCCGACGCTGCTGTCGGGTGACGCTCGACCGACGATTCACTGGACGCGACCGACGAACGAACTCACGGGGGTACTCGCTCGCGATACGCTTCGACTCCACGGCGGCACCTACGACTGTCCGTTCACCGAGACCGAGGTCGCCCGCCTCGCCCAGGTCTCGGAAACCCACGGCTACCGCGACCCCTTCGAGGCTGCCGGCTACGAGGTCACCTTCTTCGACGCAGGGCACGTGCCGGGTAGCGCACACGTTCTGATCGACGACGGCGACACCCGCTTGCTCTACACCGGCGACTTCCACACCGAAGAGCAGCGACTGCTCTCCGGAACGACCGCCCGCCCCGACGCCGACGTCGTGATCTGTGAGAGCACCTACTCCGACGTCAGTCGGCCGCCACGCGAGGAGATCGAGGCCGAGTTCGTCGAGAGCATCGAGGAGACGATCTGGGGCGGCGGTACCGTCGTCGTCCCCGCGTTCGCGATCGGCCGCACCCAGGAAGTACTCTGTCTCTGCGAGGAACACGACCTCGAGTGTTACGTCGACGGGATGGGCAAACGCGTCACCGAAATCTTCCTACGGGAAGGCAACCGCGAGTTTCTCCGCGATCCCGACCTCCTGCGGCGAGCGAAGGGCAACGCCCGATTCGTCGACGGTCGCGACGGGCAGCGGAAACGCATCGCCGAGCAGAATACGGTGATCGTCACGACCAGCGGAATGCTCCACGGCGGCCCTGCGATGACTTACGTACCCGCAATTCGCTCCCATCCAGCCAACAAGATTGCCATGACGGGCTACCAGGTCGAGGGCACGCCCGGCCGCGAACTGCTCGAGACCGGTAGCGCGGTGATCGACGACCGCTCGATGCGCGTCAGCGCCCAGGTCGAACAGTACGACTTCTCCGCTCACGCCGACCGAGAAGGACTGCTCGACTTTCTCGACGCCTACCACGACAGCGAGGTGCTGGTCAACCACGGCGATCGATGCGAGGCGTTCGCCGAGGAGTTACGGGCCGACGGATTCGACGCGAGCGCACCGGAACTGGGGGAGCGACTCGAGGTGTAG
- a CDS encoding S26 family signal peptidase → MIRQGVGKGVQGLLLVVLVALVAGQLLGQPILLGFVETGSMEPTIETGDGFVAIPSELTGPPESGDVVVFEAEEIEGGGLTTHRIVDETGQGYVTRGDANPFTDQDGDEPPVQDGQIVATALQVNNEVVTIPSLGTAVMTVGETLEGVQRWLAATLGFRVFLGTSGVAYLLLAVSLLLYGLETVRERRQPSRRSSIEDDRDDGIDPRVLAGTFALVVVVAASAAMLAPAGTHSYDVVSAEFDSDQSLIIEQGTTAETPHPIPNGGVVPVVAYVESESETVDGGVGPVTVGPRETEDVTLTVTAPEETGYYPAYVTEYRFLYLLPLPVLDALYDLHPWTPFVAIVSLLGGGFYWLGRRLLGPADPRTRTKRVRNRRKKTRSNLRRRN, encoded by the coding sequence ATGATCCGGCAGGGGGTGGGGAAGGGGGTCCAGGGACTCCTCCTCGTCGTGCTCGTCGCGCTGGTCGCCGGCCAGCTTCTGGGACAGCCGATTCTGCTCGGGTTCGTCGAGACGGGCAGCATGGAGCCGACGATCGAGACGGGTGACGGGTTCGTGGCAATCCCCAGTGAACTGACTGGACCGCCCGAGAGCGGCGACGTCGTCGTCTTCGAGGCCGAAGAGATCGAGGGTGGCGGGTTGACTACCCACCGGATCGTCGACGAGACGGGACAGGGGTACGTGACCCGGGGTGACGCGAACCCGTTCACGGACCAGGACGGGGACGAGCCACCTGTCCAGGACGGTCAGATCGTCGCGACTGCCCTGCAGGTAAACAACGAGGTCGTCACGATTCCGAGTCTCGGAACCGCGGTGATGACCGTCGGCGAGACACTCGAGGGCGTCCAGCGCTGGCTCGCGGCCACGCTCGGTTTCCGTGTGTTTCTCGGGACGTCGGGAGTCGCCTACCTGCTCCTTGCAGTGTCGCTTCTCCTCTATGGTCTCGAGACGGTTCGGGAGCGACGTCAGCCGTCCCGACGGTCGTCGATCGAAGACGACCGCGACGACGGTATCGATCCGCGCGTGCTCGCGGGAACGTTCGCCCTGGTCGTGGTCGTCGCTGCGTCGGCGGCGATGCTCGCGCCCGCCGGCACTCACTCCTACGATGTCGTCAGCGCGGAGTTCGACTCCGATCAGTCGCTGATAATCGAGCAGGGTACGACTGCCGAGACGCCCCATCCGATACCCAACGGTGGAGTCGTCCCGGTCGTCGCCTACGTCGAATCGGAAAGCGAGACCGTCGACGGGGGCGTCGGGCCGGTGACCGTCGGCCCACGGGAGACCGAAGACGTGACGCTCACCGTCACGGCACCCGAAGAAACCGGCTACTATCCGGCCTACGTCACCGAGTATCGATTCCTGTATCTCCTGCCGTTGCCGGTGCTGGATGCACTGTACGACCTCCACCCTTGGACGCCGTTCGTGGCCATCGTCTCGCTGCTCGGGGGCGGGTTCTACTGGCTCGGACGGCGACTGCTCGGACCGGCGGATCCGCGCACCCGAACGAAGAGGGTCCGAAATCGGCGGAAGAAGACGCGATCGAATCTTCGGAGGCGAAACTGA
- a CDS encoding SHOCT domain-containing protein: MGRLGTLLLKGIGVFVLAFIVLSVIATIVGIAFSIVATIFSILVTVVVLGLFALAVLGLVSLLRSESSAGRTSDVDVPSSDRSRKDPQSRLRDQYVAGELSEAEFERELDRMLERDDTADRSGIDRSRDLDRTKR, translated from the coding sequence ATGGGCCGTCTCGGTACGCTTCTCCTCAAGGGAATCGGCGTCTTCGTTCTCGCATTCATCGTACTGAGTGTCATCGCGACGATCGTGGGCATCGCGTTCTCGATCGTTGCAACCATCTTCTCGATCCTCGTCACCGTCGTCGTACTGGGGCTGTTCGCGCTGGCTGTGCTCGGACTGGTGTCGTTGCTCCGGAGTGAGTCGTCGGCCGGCCGAACGTCCGACGTCGACGTCCCCTCGAGTGATCGATCCCGAAAGGACCCGCAGTCCCGATTGCGCGACCAGTACGTCGCAGGCGAGCTGTCCGAAGCCGAGTTCGAACGCGAACTGGACCGAATGCTCGAGCGAGACGACACCGCCGATCGATCCGGGATCGACCGCTCGCGCGATCTCGATCGGACGAAGCGCTAG
- the solA gene encoding N-methyl-L-tryptophan oxidase: MTDRYDAIVLGVGGMGSATVAHLAARGVDVLGLERYDVPHDHGSSHGYTRRFTFTDADDPAAVPLLQRAEQLWTALEDDHARQLFYRTGSIDAGPADGSLLENAVAACEDLGREYERLSSTELSDRYPEYDLPPEYEAIYQPDGGFLDPEACLVAHVERAHREGATIRARERVVDWSPTGDGVRVETDYDAYESDHLVITAGAWTARFVDALEGIAVPERQVVARFQPDEPARFEPNQFPVWNLETPDGRFYGGPVHRVPGLEFGRHHHREETVDPDAFEREPTQADERFLREFAEEYLPAGTGPTLHMDTCLYTNTPDEQFVLDTLPDDSQVVVGAGFSGRGFAFASVVGEIIADLAVDGETDHEIEPFSLDRF; the protein is encoded by the coding sequence ATGACCGACCGGTACGACGCCATCGTCCTCGGCGTCGGCGGCATGGGAAGTGCGACCGTCGCCCACCTCGCCGCCCGTGGCGTCGACGTGCTCGGTCTCGAGCGCTACGACGTCCCACACGACCACGGCTCGTCACACGGCTACACGCGCCGTTTCACGTTCACCGACGCCGACGACCCGGCTGCTGTCCCGCTGCTCCAGCGAGCCGAACAACTCTGGACGGCCCTCGAGGACGACCACGCCCGGCAGTTGTTCTACCGGACCGGTTCGATCGACGCCGGTCCAGCCGATGGCTCTCTTCTCGAGAACGCGGTAGCCGCCTGCGAGGACCTCGGCCGCGAGTACGAACGTCTCTCGAGTACGGAACTATCCGATCGGTATCCGGAATACGACCTCCCGCCCGAGTACGAGGCGATCTACCAGCCCGATGGCGGCTTTCTGGACCCGGAAGCGTGTCTCGTCGCTCACGTCGAGCGCGCACACCGCGAGGGAGCCACGATTCGTGCCCGCGAGCGAGTCGTCGACTGGTCGCCGACGGGAGACGGCGTCCGCGTCGAAACCGACTACGACGCCTACGAGTCCGATCACCTCGTGATCACCGCGGGCGCGTGGACAGCCCGGTTCGTCGACGCGCTCGAGGGAATCGCGGTACCGGAACGGCAGGTCGTCGCCCGATTCCAGCCCGACGAACCCGCTCGGTTCGAACCGAATCAGTTCCCCGTCTGGAACCTCGAGACGCCTGACGGCCGGTTCTACGGCGGTCCCGTTCACCGCGTCCCTGGCCTCGAGTTCGGCCGTCACCACCACCGCGAGGAAACCGTCGACCCCGACGCGTTCGAACGAGAACCCACCCAGGCGGACGAACGGTTCCTGCGCGAGTTCGCCGAGGAGTACCTCCCCGCCGGGACGGGACCGACACTACACATGGACACCTGCCTGTATACGAACACACCGGACGAGCAGTTCGTCCTCGATACGCTGCCGGACGACTCACAGGTCGTGGTCGGCGCCGGATTCTCGGGTCGCGGTTTCGCGTTCGCCAGCGTCGTCGGCGAAATCATCGCCGACCTGGCCGTCGACGGCGAAACGGACCACGAGATCGAGCCGTTCTCGCTGGACCGGTTCTAG
- a CDS encoding DUF5305 family protein codes for MDSIDTTDTGRGGSAVKRQLQLRALLAEYRTELLVGFVLLVVLGGWLSYGAYAAPPEETDQRLEDAWTATGTLSHEATVTELTAVYANGTVLEDEPLYYTSIAPELDGEFTGGYEADSARNVDVDVSVDLAYRAVEPGDGDGTVYWSQRESLASVSEANVDPDERVTAAFTVDVTEVAAAIDEIEADLGASPGETEIVLEIEREIEGEIDGDYRTAADQYRVPIEYSGSTYAVDDAGAGAYDESHDEEYETVTSTAPVGPVRSVGGPLLLVVGLGGVIGLVVASRRLSDPSPAEREWLTYQEDRERFDEVITTARLPVSELEFGEGESDGEKSANEDEAGEEDGKPTAEYATVDTLADLAGFGIDVGTGIVFDRRTERYVVRHEGTAYVYDPPTLESVLEDDGADDTEFRFFQSAGALRSGGETVDEADFGDRLDELRSVVDSWLEHVGVGPDSERGPDEDTRTAESSDREETDDSSVESSDSERDEEVELF; via the coding sequence ATGGACTCGATCGACACGACCGATACGGGGCGAGGGGGATCGGCCGTAAAGCGACAGCTGCAACTCCGTGCGCTGCTCGCGGAGTACCGGACGGAACTGCTCGTCGGGTTCGTCCTTCTCGTCGTACTCGGTGGCTGGTTGAGTTACGGCGCCTACGCCGCACCTCCCGAGGAGACGGATCAGCGACTGGAGGACGCATGGACCGCGACAGGCACGCTGTCACACGAGGCGACGGTGACCGAACTGACGGCGGTCTACGCGAACGGCACCGTTCTCGAGGACGAACCGCTGTACTATACGTCGATCGCGCCGGAGCTAGACGGCGAGTTCACCGGCGGGTACGAGGCCGACAGCGCCCGGAACGTAGACGTGGACGTCTCCGTCGACCTCGCGTATCGAGCCGTCGAACCCGGTGACGGGGACGGGACCGTCTACTGGAGCCAGCGAGAGTCGCTCGCGTCGGTCAGCGAGGCGAACGTCGATCCGGACGAACGCGTCACCGCAGCCTTCACCGTCGACGTCACCGAGGTCGCGGCGGCGATCGACGAGATCGAAGCCGACCTCGGGGCCAGCCCCGGCGAGACCGAGATCGTCCTCGAGATCGAACGCGAGATCGAAGGAGAGATCGACGGGGACTACCGAACCGCGGCCGACCAGTACCGGGTGCCGATCGAGTACAGCGGAAGCACCTACGCGGTCGACGACGCGGGAGCAGGCGCATACGACGAAAGCCACGACGAGGAGTACGAAACGGTAACTTCGACCGCACCCGTCGGACCGGTTCGGTCCGTCGGTGGCCCGTTGCTCCTCGTGGTCGGACTGGGTGGTGTCATCGGCCTGGTCGTCGCCTCGAGACGACTCTCGGACCCGTCGCCGGCGGAACGCGAGTGGCTGACCTACCAGGAGGACCGCGAGCGGTTCGACGAGGTGATTACGACTGCCCGACTCCCCGTATCGGAACTCGAGTTCGGCGAAGGCGAGAGCGACGGGGAAAAGAGTGCGAACGAGGACGAAGCAGGCGAGGAAGACGGAAAACCGACCGCCGAGTACGCAACCGTCGACACGCTCGCCGATCTCGCAGGGTTCGGGATCGACGTCGGCACCGGGATCGTCTTCGATCGTCGGACCGAGCGATACGTCGTCCGCCACGAGGGAACGGCGTACGTCTACGACCCGCCGACGCTCGAGTCGGTGCTCGAGGACGACGGGGCCGACGACACCGAGTTCCGGTTCTTCCAGTCGGCCGGTGCCCTGCGATCCGGCGGTGAGACGGTGGATGAGGCGGATTTCGGCGACCGTTTGGACGAACTCCGGTCGGTGGTCGATTCGTGGCTCGAGCACGTCGGAGTCGGACCGGACAGCGAGCGAGGACCCGACGAAGATACACGGACAGCGGAATCCAGCGACCGGGAAGAGACGGACGACTCGAGTGTAGAGTCTTCCGACAGCGAACGGGACGAGGAAGTGGAACTCTTCTAG
- a CDS encoding TetR/AcrR family transcriptional regulator — protein sequence MTDPDVRDAIMKATYEAVCEYGYTDLTAQDIADRTDKSKSLLFYHYDSKEDLVADFVDYLVEWFGDRFEETEELPPTQRLATFVDWFLYGSTDADERQSIHTAMLEIRTQAPHNEQYREQLRRSDDLLREILEEILRDGIEAGEFEDHDPEETAALLIATLDGARIRQLTLERDDYVEQVRSAIVSRIFADILADGVSFPADSPAVDELDRSANTSISDAIDDPSDEASRQ from the coding sequence GTGACCGATCCGGACGTTCGCGACGCGATCATGAAAGCGACCTACGAGGCGGTGTGTGAGTACGGGTACACCGATCTGACCGCCCAGGATATCGCCGACCGGACTGACAAGAGCAAGTCCCTGCTGTTCTATCACTATGACTCGAAGGAGGATCTCGTCGCCGACTTCGTCGACTACCTCGTCGAGTGGTTCGGCGATCGATTCGAAGAAACCGAGGAGTTACCGCCGACCCAGCGGCTGGCAACGTTCGTCGACTGGTTCCTCTACGGTTCGACCGACGCCGACGAGCGACAGTCGATTCACACGGCGATGCTCGAGATCCGAACGCAGGCGCCACACAACGAACAATACCGCGAACAGCTCCGTCGGAGCGACGATCTGTTGCGAGAGATTCTCGAAGAGATCCTGCGTGACGGCATCGAGGCCGGCGAGTTCGAGGATCACGATCCCGAAGAGACGGCGGCACTCCTGATCGCCACACTCGATGGGGCACGCATTCGCCAGCTCACGCTCGAGCGCGACGACTACGTCGAGCAGGTTCGCTCGGCGATCGTCTCGCGAATCTTCGCGGATATACTGGCCGACGGCGTCTCGTTCCCGGCCGACTCCCCCGCTGTCGACGAACTGGACCGTTCGGCGAACACCTCCATTTCCGATGCTATCGACGACCCGTCCGACGAGGCGAGTAGACAATGA
- a CDS encoding polyprenyl synthetase family protein, translating into MSEHTLSTETEHTGTASPQLASPVRRIVSDSVPPQSRSVPATLCTVAAEIAAGSTADSSDPSAEIVDPVVSAVTSLEGYVRIRHDLVATNRYAAETDERDAALLASDYLHAAAYAAVDDAPISDRRSIELYRILTGGSTALSRGFLEWGDTGTDADTDDDHQRSRPTAILAGVAAELGATALGATNETRSATKNYGRSLGSALAIRSSSSDPIDDVHGLTARILSGHTSSSETDGRSVHQDGIESRSSSSAIVPAPVERHLEQARETLERLEAAADVGLERSDGDETGLTAGRSPSPLDRLERATRVPFQTIEL; encoded by the coding sequence ATGAGTGAACACACCCTTTCGACCGAGACAGAACACACTGGTACTGCCTCTCCACAACTGGCGTCGCCGGTCCGACGGATCGTTTCCGATTCGGTTCCTCCGCAATCCCGTTCCGTCCCGGCAACGCTCTGTACCGTCGCGGCCGAAATCGCGGCTGGATCGACGGCCGACTCGAGCGATCCGTCGGCCGAGATCGTCGACCCCGTCGTAAGCGCCGTCACTTCGCTCGAGGGGTACGTCCGTATCAGGCACGATCTGGTGGCGACGAACCGGTACGCCGCCGAAACGGACGAACGTGACGCGGCACTGCTTGCAAGTGACTACCTCCACGCCGCAGCGTACGCGGCGGTCGACGACGCACCGATCTCCGACCGTCGCTCGATCGAGTTGTACCGGATCCTGACCGGGGGATCGACCGCGCTCTCCCGTGGATTCCTCGAGTGGGGAGACACCGGGACCGACGCGGACACTGACGACGACCATCAGCGATCACGACCGACGGCGATCCTCGCCGGTGTCGCGGCCGAACTGGGGGCGACAGCCCTCGGTGCGACGAACGAGACGCGGTCGGCGACGAAGAACTACGGTCGATCACTGGGGTCGGCGCTTGCGATTCGATCGTCGTCTTCGGACCCGATCGACGACGTCCACGGGCTAACGGCCCGCATCCTCTCCGGACACACCTCGTCCAGCGAGACTGACGGTCGCTCCGTCCACCAGGACGGCATCGAGAGTCGATCGAGTTCGTCAGCCATCGTCCCAGCCCCGGTCGAACGACATCTCGAGCAGGCACGCGAGACGCTCGAACGGCTCGAGGCGGCAGCAGACGTCGGTCTCGAGCGATCGGACGGCGATGAAACTGGACTGACGGCCGGTCGGTCCCCGTCGCCGCTGGATCGACTCGAGCGAGCGACGCGGGTTCCGTTCCAGACGATCGAACTATGA